GATCCGCGGCTCGGGGCGCAGGCCAAGCAGCGATCGCTGCACAACAACTACCTGACCCTACCGGTCATCTTCTTCATGCTGTCGAACCACTACCCGCTCGCCTTCGCGACGGCCTTCAACTGGATCATTGCAGCGCTCGTTTTCCTGATGGGCGTGACGATCCGCCACTGGTTCAACACCACGCATGCGCGCAAGGGCAAGCCAACCTGGACCTGGCTCGCGACGGTCATCCTTTTCATCCTGATCATATGGCTCTCGACAGTGCCGAAGGTGCTGACCGGAGAAGAGCGGGCCGAGGCCGCCCCCACCTTCAGGCGCTTTGCCGAAAATGCACATTTCCCCGCCGTCAAGGACACGATCGCGACCCGCTGCAGCATGTGCCATGCCGCCGAGCCCGTTTACGAGGGCATTGCCCGCGCACCGAAGGGCGTCGTATTCGAGAGCGACGCCGAGATTGCCGCCCTGGCGCGCGAAATCTATATCCAGGCCGGACGCAGTCACGCCATGCCGCCCGGCAACATAACCGATATGACGGCTGACGAACGCAGTCTGCTGACGGCCTGGTTCGAGAGCGCCGTCGGGGAGGCACAATGACATCGACCCTCATCCGCGGCCGCACGCTGAGTTTCCGCCGCGCGCCGGAGAGCATCGACGACAGCGGCGCCTATACCTATGAAAGCGACGGCGCGCTCCTCGTCGAAGCTGGCGTGATCACGGCCGCCGGCACTTACGCGACGGTCAGGGCCGCAGCGCCGGAAGAGGTGATGGAGATCGACCATCGGCCGCACCTCATCGTCCCGGGCTTCATCGACACGCATCTGCACTTTCCGCAAATGCAGGTCATGGCCTCCTATGCCGCCAACCTGCTCGAATGGCTGAACACCTATACCTTCCCGGAGGAATGCCGCTTCGTCGAGACGGCACATGCGGAGCGGATCGCCACCCGCTTCTTCGACGAGATGGTGCGCCACGGCACGACGACGGCGACGGCCTATTGCTCGGTGCACAAGGCGTCCGCCGACGCCTTCTTCGCCGAGAGCCTAAGGCGCGGCATGTGCATGGTCGCCGGCAAGGTGATGATGGATCGCAACGCCCCGCAGGGCCTGCTCGATACACCTCAGATGAGCTATGACGAGACGCGGGCGGTGATTGCCGACTGGCACGGCAAGGGCCGCAACCACGTCGCTATCACGCCGCGTTTCGCCATTACCTCGACGCCGGAGCAGATGGCGGTGGCGAAATCGCTCTTGTGCGAATTTCCGGACCTGCATGTGCAGACGCATCTCTCCGAAAACCGCGACGAAATCGCCTATACCTCAGAGCTCTACCCGGAGGCGAAGGACTATACGGACGTCTACGCCCGCTACGGGCTGCTTGGACCTAAAAGCCTCTTCGGCCATTGCATCCATCTGTCGGAGCGCGAAGCCGATGCGATGAGCGAGACCGGCTCGGTCGCCGTCTTCTGCCCGACATCCAATCTCTTCCTCGGCTCCGGCCTGTTCCCGCTCCGCGCGCTGACGCGGCGCGAGAAACCGGTGCGCGTCTCGATCGCCTCCGATATCGGCGGCGGCACCAGCTATTCGATGCTGAAGACGCTCGACGAGGCCTACAAGATTTTGCAATTGCAGGGCGAGCGCCTGAACCCCTTCGACAGCTTCTACATGATGACTCGCGGCAATGCCGAAGCGCTGTCGCTTGCAGATCGCATCGGCACGCTGGAGCCCGGCACCGATGCCGACCTCGCGGTCCTCGACATGGCAGCGACACCGGCCATGGCGCTCAGGGCCGAAGTGGTCAATTCGCTCGCCGACGAGCTCTTCCTGTTGCAGACGATGGGCGACGACCGGTCGATCTTCGAGACCTA
This DNA window, taken from Sinorhizobium fredii NGR234, encodes the following:
- the guaD gene encoding guanine deaminase; the encoded protein is MTSTLIRGRTLSFRRAPESIDDSGAYTYESDGALLVEAGVITAAGTYATVRAAAPEEVMEIDHRPHLIVPGFIDTHLHFPQMQVMASYAANLLEWLNTYTFPEECRFVETAHAERIATRFFDEMVRHGTTTATAYCSVHKASADAFFAESLRRGMCMVAGKVMMDRNAPQGLLDTPQMSYDETRAVIADWHGKGRNHVAITPRFAITSTPEQMAVAKSLLCEFPDLHVQTHLSENRDEIAYTSELYPEAKDYTDVYARYGLLGPKSLFGHCIHLSEREADAMSETGSVAVFCPTSNLFLGSGLFPLRALTRREKPVRVSIASDIGGGTSYSMLKTLDEAYKILQLQGERLNPFDSFYMMTRGNAEALSLADRIGTLEPGTDADLAVLDMAATPAMALRAEVVNSLADELFLLQTMGDDRSIFETYVAGKPAKSTLGTT